The following DNA comes from Topomyia yanbarensis strain Yona2022 unplaced genomic scaffold, ASM3024719v1 HiC_scaffold_47, whole genome shotgun sequence.
CCTGTGCGATTTGCTTCTGAGAACTATCGTGGCTTTCGTCGTTTTTCCTCTTGGTTACATCCGTCGGTTTGAAGCTGCTGTGCACCGTTGCTGGCCGCTTAGAACGCAGATATTTAGGGAGTGTACCCGGCTTATGCAAACCCTGTTGGATTTTGTCATCCGGAATGCCTATCTTGGATGTACTGGATAATAAAGAGGAAGATTTTTTGATAACCGGACGTGACCAGCTGGTCGGTCTACTCTCGGTGATGTCCATGGTGCTTTGCCTGCTGGTTGTACGCGATATTTGCCGCGATACGCTAGTTGTTGGCGTAGCGGCCCTTCTCGGCAAACCCGAGTTGATTTTGGAGGTTATTTCTTTCGTCGTTTTGAACGCTGTCAAAGATCAAATTTTTCAGTACAGTTTGACGTGATTGGACAACGCCTTAATGATACGTACCCCTGGAAAGCTTCGAATTGATATCGCTCATTTTATGCTTTCTAATTTGAGCTATTGATTGTACAAAATTGGCAGGAACGCGAATTGAAAAACATAAGAAGGATTTGGATGCAAAAATATGATAATAGATGCTTGCTGCGATCACATCCTGTGCATAGATCTGTGCTTTGAAGTGTTCGGCTAAAATTTTCTGACTGTATCCTCGATTTACGATGTAGTCGAATTTGTAACTTTGATACCGAAAATGCGCCATGATTTCAATTCCAAGATCTAAAGGTCATCGCGTTAACGTCGATCCACAATGTACAGAATCGATTCCATTCAATACCACTTTTTAATACTCGATTAGCAGTGCAATGTTTTATCTTTTTAAGAAACATCTAAAGATAAAGGCATGCCGTACCGTGTCTGAATAGTGAAGACCGAGCTTCAAGCAAAACGAGCAGAActatttgaactgtcagtggggcccataatgtatgtgcccgctgagatgttgacttatgccAGTTCAATGGaaatgggataggggtgccatatatgCCATGTTTTTACAATGcgtcgtcgagattttatgtgactccgaaaattttttttggtagaGTGACCATATCAAGCGAGTAAAAACCAAAACAGTTCAAAGCGGACTACCTCCCTCCATCACCTTTTAATCGATAGTGCCTTCTCCCCCGATTTTCGGCAGCTAATAAGCTCTAGGGTCTGGCAGGCATAGCTCAGCCAAAAAGTCTGTTCGGATTTCCAGACAAAACCTTTCTCACAGCAGCTTTTGATTGTAGCAGCTTGAAACTGTAAATGTTTAATTTATTAGTGTGTGTttataaatataatataattctTGTATTACATTGTTTGGTTTTTCTTTAATCACCTCGTGCTAGCCCTAGCAACATAAATCGCAGCAGTGTGAATGGTAGCTAATCTGCACAGATCAATATATGTTTATGGCATCAATATATGTTTAGATTTAGTCTTAATAATTCATATTTTACCTTGATAATGTAACAAGTTCAGGTATTTGAATCGGCTGCTTTTAGTACCGATTCCACTTACTGTTCctataatttcattttattttaggttAACTTGTAACATATTGTAGAATTTAATCTGTATACTCACATGAAAAGCAAATTAATATATTTCTGTGATAAACTAATCGAACTGTGATAATTTTCCTATATCTGTGATTTACTTCTGTGATATTTTAGTATATAAGTTTTAATTTAGAATAATATTTTACCGCACATTGACTGAGCTCGAAAGAACGTGATTTGCACTTTTGCCTCTTCCTATATAAAATGACACATTAGGTAGACCGTCACTGAGCTGCCTCTAGTGCGATGACAGAATTGTGCATTCCGCCAGACCCAGTGGGTTTGCCCACCATGGTTGAACTCAACAATTCCCCGACCTGTAATCCTGGTTCGGAACCAGCCACCGGATCAGTGTTACCCTCATTTATCTCCAATACCGCTAGGTTGGCGGTTGCACGTCTAAATAGCCCGCCGTTGGTCCTTACCATGGCCTGCCGTACTCTTCCATCGCTAGACACGATTAATTCTTCGACGATCCCGCGTATCCATACCTTGCGACGTTCACCTTCCACAACGTAGACTAGATCTCCCTTTTGCAAAGCCTTGGATTCTCCAAACCATTTGTTTCTTTGGTTGATACTCGGAATATACTCCTTTATCCAGCGCCGCCACATGTTATCTGCCAGTTGTTGAGAACGTTTGTAGGAGTCCCGAAGTGCCTGACCCACATTCGTCGGCGTTATAACATCCTGTGGTTCGTTAGGTGCTACTCCTCGTAGAAACATATTTGGGGATAGAGCTGCTACAGACGATTCCTGTGGGGCGAACGTAAGAGGACGGCTGTTTATCATATCTTCTGCCTCGGAAAGTgaagtcaataaaatttcgtcgTTGAGTCTGCGGCCGTCGTTCAATACACTCATCACCTCTTTAACCGTTCGTACCATACGCTCCCACACGCCTCCCATGTGTGGCGTGGCGGGCGGATTGAAGTGCCACTTAGTTCTGGCATTTGTGAACTCTTCTGCGCACTCGTCCTTGATTTCCTGAAACTGTTGTAGCATCTCTTTACTAGCCGATCGTAGATTCGTTCCATTATCTGAGAAATACTCCGCTGCTGGTCCTCGGCGACATATAAAGCGTCGGATGGCCATGACACAAGACTGACCAGTAAGGTTGTGAGCTACCTCGAGATGAATGGCTCGCACTACAAGGCATGTGAAGACCACGACCCACCGTTTTTCTGTGCGTCGTCCTACGGTTACATCCACCGGGCCCAGATAATCAACGCCTACATAGGTGAAAGGCCGTTGAAATGGAGTTAATCGTTGTACTGGAAGTGCCGCCATTCTTGGCGTGTGTGGACGGTTCTTATGAATTTTACACCAAACACATTGCTTTTCAACCTTAGCGATCAAGGAACTTATCTTTGGTATCAAGAATCTTTGCTTGAGTTCGTTCTTCACCGTCTCTCTGAAAGCATGACCGAACCTTTCATGAAAATACTGGACTAACTTTTCTGTAACTCCGTTGGCCTTCGGCAGTATAATCGGGAAACGCAGGTCAAATGGTAGAAACTCCGCATTTGCACTACGGCCTTCCAACCGTAGGACTCCGGAATCATCAAGAAGAAGCGTCATTCCGCGTAGTACACTCGAGTTCTCCAGAGTAATCCATTGACTACGatctgattcctgatttctgcgaattgtttttatttcgtCTCCGAACGCCTCGCTCTGTGCCATTTTGAACAGCACCTCTTCGGCTTTTTTGAATTCTGCTTGGCGTATTGGAACTCTCACTGCAGACAAGTTCGTCACAATTCGTTTTGCCTGAACTTCTGTCGGCTTTAGGCTCTCGATGGGCTGTCCACGGCCTTTACGTCTACAATTAGAAACGAATCTAAACAGACAGGTCACTGTTCGCACAAGTATGTTCCATTTAGAGACTCTGCTGACATCCATGAACTGCTCGGTCAATACTATGTGATGAAACAAAAACGTGGCTCTCATCTCCGTTAACGTATTTGCTGGCGGTAGAACTTGTTGTGGCCATGAATCTGGCGATTTATGAATGAAATCGTGTCCATTGAACCATGGACTTCCTGATTCCAGCGAGGGTTTGCGCCCCCATTTCGTTAAACAATCAGCGGTGTTTAATTTCGACGGTAACCATCTCCAGTCCGCAAGACACGACAAGCTCAGAATCTCCCCAATCCTAAAACCGACGAACTGTTTATATTTACGTTGGTCGGATCGAATCCACGACAACACAGTTTGCGAGTCGCTCCAAATGAATACTCGATTAATCTCGAGTGAATGGTTTAACTGGAGTGTCTTCACCATCCGTGCTGCTAGCACTGCGGCCTGCAGTTCCAGTCGCGGAATCGTTAACTGTTTTAGCGGAGCAATTTTGGATCGGGCCATAACTAAGGAGCATTTTACTTCTTCGTTGACGACGATCCGTAGATAACCAGCGCAACCGTAAGCATTCTCCCCAGCGTCGCAAAATACGTGTAATTGAATTTGCCCGTAGTCGTCTGAGTGAACATTCCCAAAATAAGACCTGGGAACTCGTACTCGTTCTATTTCAGGTAGCATTTCCGTCCACTGTCGCCATTTAGTATATGACTCATCGTCGATTAGCTCGTCCCACTCGCATCCGGTCCTCCAAAGGTCTTGAATTAACATCTTGCCCAAAACTGTAAAGGGTGCTAAGAGGCCCAAAGGGTCAAACAGCGACATGACCGCACTGAGAACCTGCCTTTTAGTTGGTCGCTCTTCCTGGTGCATCATATCCGTCTGAAACGGGACCGAAAAGGACAAAACATCCTGGACTGTATCCCAGATTAAACCCAAAACTCGTTCTTGATCGGTGGTTTTATCTTGACTAAAATGTACCAGCTTATCGACATTGGATTCTCCGAGCTTGCTCAGAACATCTGTTGAATTCGATGCCCAATTCCGGATTTCAAAGCCGGCTTTCGAGTGAATGTAACGGACTTCCTTAGCTCGTCGCACCGCTTCATCTTCGGTGTCGAGACTATCGTAATAGTCGTCGACATAATGTCGATCAATAATCGCTCTTGCCGCATCCGGAAACTGTATTGCATATTCCTCGGCATTGCGATTTTTAATGAATTGTGCCGAGCATGGAGAGCTAGTGGACCCGAAGGTAGCTACGTCCATCACGTACACATCGGGGGACTTCTCGGGGTCGAATCGGAAGAGGAATCTTTGTGCCGATTTGTCTGCTTCACGTATACGCAGTTGGTGGTACATTTCGCGTACGTCACCACCAAATGCGATGGCCCTTTCCCGGAATTTGCAAATTACAGAAGGGAGTGAGGTTAATAGATCGGGGCCTTTAAGCAAGCGGGAGTTCAAAGATACTCCGTCGACAGTCGCCGCTGCGTCCCAAACTAGGCGGATTTTGCCCGGTTTCTTGGGATTAAGAACTACATTTAATGGTAAATACCATACCCTATTCGCATCTGCATTACCAAGCTCTATTTTCGATGCTTTATGGCAGTACCCCTTCTGCTGATACTCCACGATCTGCTGGAACACATTCCGTTGTAGCTCCGGATTTTTGGCAAGTCGACGTTCTAGCGCCTTCAATCGTTTCATTGCCATCGGGTAGCTATCGGGAAATGTTGTATAATCCTCTTTCCAGATCAGACCGGTTTCGAAGCGATCCCCTATTCTGATTGTCGTTTTCTCCAAAACCTCTCGTGCTCGCTGATCCTCGTTAGATTCCAGTAGGGGAACAACAGGCGTACAGGACTCCTCCAAGCGGTATTGTGTACCTAGCATCTCGTGTAGTTCCTCGTTACTCACAGGTTGGATTGAATGGTGGCTGACGAAAACGCGGGGCGATATTTTTTGTCGGGTTACTCCATACACTGTCCATCCAAGGGTTGAGCGCACTGCGATCGGTTCACCAGGGCCTCCAACTCTAGATTCTAACGGCGCAAACAAATGCAGATTGTCCAATCCGATTAGCACCCTCGGCGTATCTTTATTGTAGTCGATCACTGGCAAACCGCGCAAATGCTTGAAACGTTTCGCCATTTCCTTAAAGTTGATACTTTGCTGCGGTAATACCAGATCTGTAACGGTACGCGCCTCTGCTAGCTGATGCCTAATGTCGCTTCCCCTTGACGAGATCGATAGATTTACTCTCCTGGACTGATCTTCATGACGTTTCATGTTGGCCGTCCACACGACGACTAGTGGTTCCGGTATTCCTTCTGCGTTGAGTCTATCAGTTATAGTGCTTTCTACCAACGTTGTGGATGCGCCTTCGTCTAGAAAGGCGATGGAATCAACCGAGTTTTCCCCGTAATAAAGGGTTATCGGAATCATCCGGAATAGAATGGAAGCTTGACATTCGTGAGTATTCAATTCAACGCGTGCGACCTGAATGACTTCTTCGGCACGATGAAGTAGCGGGTGATGACCACCTCTACAGTTGTTTACATTACATTTGACGTTGAACGTGCACCGTGCGTTGCCATGGTCGTTAAGACAAACTGGACAGAGTTTGTGTTTCTCCACAACCTTAGCCCGATCTCGCAGGCCCAACTTAACGAAGTCGTCACAAAATCGCAACTTGTGGTCGGTTCTTTTGCATACGACACACGACTTCTTGCTTTTTTGCTGTGCCGGGTGCAGCATCCCTCCAGACTGTCCGCCATGCGTTGTATGAGCGTGCAGATATTCATTTCTTTTTGGTTTACTGCTTCTCATTGGCTCTCTTAACGTATGTTGTTCAGTTCCGGTAAACTCAGTTACTTCCGAAACTTCGGAAACGATTTCGTTTGTAAAGTCCGTGAATATTCTGAGCGGAGTTCCACACCTGCCTCGCTTGAATCGTACCCAGTCAAGTTTGTACGAAGGAGGCAACTTGCTAACCAACTCCTGTACAAGCATAGGGTTACTCAAGTGATCTCGCAATCCGGCTGCTTCGAGGTGGTCGCATAATTGCTTGACGGTGATCCCGAAATAAAGAAATGTCTCTAACTTGTCCAGTCTAGGGGCTTGAGCGTTCCGAACTTTCGCTACCAGAGTTTTGAGTAGCTTTTCGGGATTTCCGAATAATTTGCGCAGGTCCTCTACGACCTCTGGCACGGACTCGGGTAATAAAAGGCGGCTTTGGACGGCTTCTTTCGCAAAACCCTGTAGACTATCCTGAAGTCTCTTCAGGTTATCAGTATTTGTGTAACCGCAAGCTGCTGTCGTGTATTCAAAGCAGCTTATAAAAAGCGGCCACACCTCTGGCTCACCTTTGAAGATTGGCAAATGCCTCGAAGCAGCTTGTCGTGCAGCTAACTGCGCTTGAGTTGGACCACGGGTTGGTGACGGATTACTCTGTAACAACCCCGACCTGTTTTGCCTTCGACGGTTTAATATATTACGAATGGTTGCTTCTTCCTCCTCCGTCCAGTCTGCATCGTACAACGGATCTATTTCCTCTCCCTCGAAATCCGTCTCCACGTGAGGATTCTGCTCATGTGCAAAAGATACAGATCCTTTCAATGGGCGTTGGAGAATAACCTGTTCTAATAATCGATTGTTTGCGCTGCTCGATCCTGTTTTGCTTTGTATTGTGTTGCCTTTTGTGGCAACCGAACGTGCACCGATGACATTTCCGACTAGACTGTCTCGCTTTAGCTTTTCCGCCTTATCCTCATCTTCGATGGCCTCTCTGTCGCCCGATGAAGATGTAGTAACTCTCTCTTGCTGCTTCGGATACGCACCTCGAGGATCCTGCCGGTTGGATTTCATCCACTGCTGGACTTTATCAGCCGCACCTTCCGGACTTTCCTCGTCTACTTCATCATCCGTACCCTCGAATTGACGGGATAGCTCTAGTTTCATGTGCCGGAATTGGGTCCGGAGTGCCTGCTGCCGTTCTAAAAATTCCCGTTCGTCGGACAGACGTTTCTCCAATAGTTGCCTCTCCTTAAGCAACATATCTTGTTGTTGCGCCCGCTTTCGCTGCAGAAAGGAACGCTCTATCTCTAAGCGCCTctcataaaataatttttgctcCTCCAATTCCTTCTCTTTAGCTTCCTGCTCTAGATACAATTGTTGGAGCGAAGATTCAACATTAGACCCTTGTGCGCTTCCTTTGCTGATATCGGACCCGGCGTCGCTCTTTGTACCTGTTTTTCTAGGCGGCCCCTTCTTCACGGGTGCCTTCCTACCAGGTTTTGGTACCTGTAGTTGAATGCTACACTTCGAGCAACTCCAGCTTTCATTTTTGACCGCTTCCGTCACACCGGCACACCGGTAATGAGCCCACAGGTCACAAACGTCGCATTGGACCATGTCGTCCACCCCGTCAACATCCTCGCAGAACGAACAGTTCTGGTTGTTTCCTTCCGCTGGAGCTGTGCTTTCGGCCATTTTGAGGTTAGATCCGCGATCAAACAATTTTCAAGTTTGTTCGGATTTCCAGACAAAACCTTTCTCACAGCAGCTTTTGATTGTAGCAGCTTGAAACTGTAAATGTTTAATTTATTAGTGTGTGTttataaatataatataattctTGTATTACATTGTTTGGTTTTTCTTTAATCACCTCGTGCTAGCCCTAGCAACATAAATCGCAGCAGTGTGAATGGTGGCTAATCTGCACAGATCAATATATGTTTATGGCATCAATATATGTTTAGATTTAGTCTTAATAATTCATATTTTACCTTGATAATGTAACAAGTTCAGGTATTTGAATCGGCTGCTTTTAGTACCGATTCCACTTACTGTTCctataatttcattttattttaggttAACTTGTAACATATTGTAGAATTTAATCTGTATACTCACATGAAAAGCAAATTAATATATTTCTGTGATAAACTAATCGAACTGTGATAATTTTCCTATATCTGTGATTTACTTCTGTGATATTTTAGTATATAAGTTTTAATTTAGAATAATATTTTACCGCACATTGACTGAGCTCGAAAGAACGTGATTTGCACTTTTGCCTCTTCCTATATAAAATGACACATTAGGTAGACCGTCACTGAGCTGCCTCTAGTGCGATGACAGAATTGTGCATTCCGCCAGACCCAGTGGGTTTGCCCACCATGGTTGAACTCAACAAAGTCTCTCATGAGAATCACCAAACtcttttttcggatttacacacacgcAGTTCTTGCTTGATAGCCATCGGCGAAGGCTacatgacggcgccggtggttgagtggtaaatgTGACCCCCACTCATTCCagtttgcctgggttcaattccagccgaggtcgtcgagatttttctgaggtgaaaaaatctgtggtcacgtcttccttcggaagggaagttaagcccgttggtccccggtccatgagttgatggatcaatatctcgtccagatagtggagtcacctctctggcatcggtaaagaagaagtagaatccaactttctatacttactaacaaatatcctcctcccgtgatacttgtggagtgcgcagtagtatatacggcctctagcaaaagcaagtatcggactaacaattccttccctttccttccgcgatctacgtttggGCCTTGCcggtgccggtattgatcaataaacactttagtattaccaggagttgcacattgaaagattttTCGCTACTTCCAAGCagaattatctactgattccctgtgcaacttcagctagtccagatcgataacggagtagcagccaggggtggtcgcataagctcaagctcaagcgaTAGCCATCAGCGAAGGCTATATGATGTTGAGAAAATTGCCAACCATGAAGAATTCAGCAGATGAAAcgtaatattttgaaatcatcTGTGCAGGACCGGCGGGGAGTTATCAGCACTAAACACAtgtcattgaagtaaagcagaaacataaaCGGTCGCAAGTAGCTTCCCTACGCTATTCCTGacttaaaaaaaagttgctggCAATCTCCAATATCAATCATTATATCTCGATCTGAGAGCTAGAATCGAAACAGTTGCAAAAACAACCGTTAattacaaatttctccatttcattgatttttaaatgaaaaacaGCGGAgaggttggtgtaaataatattcgATTGAGCGCGAACGTGGATTAGGCACTGTTTGCAATAACCCTGAAGTGGTTTCATAATTACCGGCTAGAGAGAACACCCAATGAATTTATACCAGGATAGTTATtgatgtttcgtcatttccATTTTTAATGGATAGGGAAAATGTTAGCGGATTTCCAATAAGACGAAAAAATGCCCCTGGAAAGAAAACATAAAGCAGATGCAAAGTTACCAAAACTTCGATTTGTCTTCTCTAGGGAACCCAAAACAATTCGTcgagtcccggattgaaagacgatttaagccgagaagaagctctggtaatcattgtTTCAACGCCATTGATAGCGGCCAGAGTTTGGACCACAAATGGAATAATTTCGATTTGTACGGCTGCCGAATTTCCTTGCAAATGGACTACAAGTCAATCATGTGCTATGCACACAAGAACGCCTCGATTCTTTTCTACGTTAGAGAAGAAAATTGTGAGATTAAAAAGACATCGGATGGTACAATTGAGTGATTTGAATGTATAAAACTTTGTTTGTCGTATTCGTTCTAGTTATGGTTGCGATCGGTCGTAACGGCGATCTGAACCAGAGGAAATAAAGCGAAGACCCAATGAAGAAAACTGATTTAGGCTTACAAgacaaaaaccaggacaaatcaagcgttttcctcgacttcccaggacactaGAACAGTAAGTGAAAAACCAGGagatgtcctgggaaaccaggacgtatggtcaccctactttTTGGGACGGAGCCCATTCTGCATATTTTGGCCGTTTTAAAACAGAAACATTACCCAACATTACTGAAAATCGACAACCTAAACCCGGAGGCAGAATTTACATTGCCATAGGAAGCGATCATCACTAATATTACATCTTTCAATACTGATAGCTATGATTACTGTAACCAAGTCTGATCGAACTCACGCGCGAAGTTAGCACACATGTTAAGCATCGTACAACAGGGGCTGATCCGGTGGGAGGGTCATGGGGTCCGGATTGTCGTATCCGTGACCAAAGAAACAGACAAAAAATCGCCCTCCAATAGTGTGTTCTTCCATCAACGGTCCTCGAATAACTGAAACACGAACGCGCTTCTCACggtcagggttgccactatttttcaaagaatatctgGCAGATCAACTACAAATGTCGCAAATCTGTCATTTAACAGCcacctcaaagtcatcgaaacaTATCAATCGATGTTTactaaatttgggaaaatatgccgCAAATTTCCAAAACGTGTATGCAAGCACTTCTATAGTTTAAAAATCTGTCAGAATGAGAGGTTTATCTTTTTGTCTGAAAGCTGCAAAAAatctggctgtgccagataaatctggccaAATGGCGTCCCTGCTCACGGCCCTCTATTCTGCccgaaaacacacacacacaaacatcaATTGAAGAAGTGGACCCTTTCATTTCACTATTCTATCTTGCTCTTGCAACTCAAATCCACCAAAGTTTTTGATCAGCTATCAGCTCTTTATCGACCAATACATAATATGCCGCCACATACACACCCCTCACTCAGGCATTTCTGTTATCTACTGTCTTTCGTGTCTCGTTTGATTTCTTCTAGTCATGCCAGCTACATGCATGCATTCTGATACGACAGCGAACatatccatattaaatttgcaaaagggcgaataacaTTTGTAAACaagcttttattttgatggtttctcttaatttactgtAATTTTAAAGCAGAAAaccattgaaattacttctacgaagggtaacaatttacattaacgcatatttttcatgaaattccaatctgcagcagactaatgagcgaaacaagttttttttacaaaaaacactttcgtccttttgacgaattaatattgatatgTTCTGACACTGGTTCACATAGACTAGAAAaactagaaagagaactgcggagactccattttggatcgattggattcgcgtttagctgtcaaaaaacgaatccaatcgaacattgcctatccttataacattggacgtgttgccatacaatgcctgggcatacgttgccaaaaatgctgtttttctctccgcagttctcttactagagtttttctaacaTAGACCACTTTATGCCGATCGCGAATCATCAGGGAGGCCAAATTTGTTATAATAATGAAACCTCTatctttgtttctatttcttgtTTCTATTCCTTTTTATTCCGCTTCAACCCTTCCCTTGTACACCACACGGATcacatctcgacaaacatatgattacggcttaaaagccaagtgtcaaaattctctttgaaaggaaatttcggacaaaccgttactcgccaatcacagatgttgatagtaaacaaaagagaaaagtattctctttcattaactgctatgaactgtgtttagccagtaacggtttgtccggaatttcctttctaagagaattttgacagttggctgtTAAGCCGTTGTCGTTTTTTCTTCCGTTGACCAACCGTCACCTCGAGCGGACCCAGGTATTGAATACTCATGAAGCTAAGTGTCCGCATGTTAGAACCTAAGAGAAAAGAAGACAATCGCGGACCAATTTgttccagtcctaacctcaattaggttttacaccaaccgacataacgcCACAAAATAAGACGGATGAACTTCTTTTGACAATTCTTGGTGTTTTTTTAATAGAAGTTGCGTGAGTTTGAGTGacacagatgagcacccgtagCACTCGCATTcatgcaactgacaaagtaaaaaAACACCGAGAATTCTtgagcactttttcaaaaagacatctacaatgagtgactttCTTTGttgactttctctttcgatttttacggcgtcacttcCCTAATAAATATCTTATcattcaagagcctaacgacctgttcagggtatcatccaaacaatatgtggaatcgttggactatatgaGTTAAAGTTCTTGTATAATATATTTTATTAGGGATaccacttttcacttattttacagtacagatcgaaagacggtggttttgactagcatattatgcaaagagttgagggatgaATATTAAaccgaccgaattattaacagaagagaaagtaaacaaagagagccactcattgtagatatgtcgttttgaataaaaggtctagaattgtcaaaaatgaacTTCATTTATCAACCGGTCGTTTTATCAATCAAGAACGTTCAAAATAAATACAAAGGGgttaaaacagtgctgctggaTCTATTATGTAAACTTTTCA
Coding sequences within:
- the LOC131695595 gene encoding uncharacterized protein LOC131695595, whose amino-acid sequence is MAESTAPAEGNNQNCSFCEDVDGVDDMVQCDVCDLWAHYRCAGVTEAVKNESWSCSKCSIQLQVPKPGRKAPVKKGPPRKTGTKSDAGSDISKGSAQGSNVESSLQQLYLEQEAKEKELEEQKLFYERRLEIERSFLQRKRAQQQDMLLKERQLLEKRLSDEREFLERQQALRTQFRHMKLELSRQFEGTDDEVDEESPEGAADKVQQWMKSNRQDPRGAYPKQQERVTTSSSGDREAIEDEDKAEKLKRDSLVGNVIGARSVATKGNTIQSKTGSSSANNRLLEQVILQRPLKGSVSFAHEQNPHVETDFEGEEIDPLYDADWTEEEEATIRNILNRRRQNRSGLLQSNPSPTRGPTQAQLAARQAASRHLPIFKGEPEVWPLFISCFEYTTAACGYTNTDNLKRLQDSLQGFAKEAVQSRLLLPESVPEVVEDLRKLFGNPEKLLKTLVAKVRNAQAPRLDKLETFLYFGITVKQLCDHLEAAGLRDHLSNPMLVQELVSKLPPSYKLDWVRFKRGRCGTPLRIFTDFTNEIVSEVSEVTEFTGTEQHTLREPMRSSKPKRNEYLHAHTTHGGQSGGMLHPAQQKSKKSCVVCKRTDHKLRFCDDFVKLGLRDRAKVVEKHKLCPVCLNDHGNARCTFNVKCNVNNCRGGHHPLLHRAEEVIQVARVELNTHECQASILFRMIPITLYYGENSVDSIAFLDEGASTTLVESTITDRLNAEGIPEPLVVVWTANMKRHEDQSRRVNLSISSRGSDIRHQLAEARTVTDLVLPQQSINFKEMAKRFKHLRGLPVIDYNKDTPRVLIGLDNLHLFAPLESRVGGPGEPIAVRSTLGWTVYGVTRQKISPRVFVSHHSIQPVSNEELHEMLGTQYRLEESCTPVVPLLESNEDQRAREVLEKTTIRIGDRFETGLIWKEDYTTFPDSYPMAMKRLKALERRLAKNPELQRNVFQQIVEYQQKGYCHKASKIELGNADANRVWYLPLNVVLNPKKPGKIRLVWDAAATVDGVSLNSRLLKGPDLLTSLPSVICKFRERAIAFGGDVREMYHQLRIREADKSAQRFLFRFDPEKSPDVYVMDVATFGSTSSPCSAQFIKNRNAEEYAIQFPDAARAIIDRHYVDDYYDSLDTEDEAVRRAKEVRYIHSKAGFEIRNWASNSTDVLSKLGESNVDKLVHFSQDKTTDQERVLGLIWDTVQDVLSFSVPFQTDMMHQEERPTKRQVLSAVMSLFDPLGLLAPFTVLGKMLIQDLWRTGCEWDELIDDESYTKWRQWTEMLPEIERVRVPRSYFGNVHSDDYGQIQLHVFCDAGENAYGCAGYLRIVVNEEVKCSLVMARSKIAPLKQLTIPRLELQAAVLAARMVKTLQLNHSLEINRVFIWSDSQTVLSWIRSDQRKYKQFVGFRIGEILSLSCLADWRWLPSKLNTADCLTKWGRKPSLESGSPWFNGHDFIHKSPDSWPQQVLPPANTLTEMRATFLFHHIVLTEQFMDVSRVSKWNILVRTVTCLFRFVSNCRRKGRGQPIESLKPTEVQAKRIVTNLSAVRVPIRQAEFKKAEEVLFKMAQSEAFGDEIKTIRRNQESDRSQWITLENSSVLRGMTLLLDDSGVLRLEGRSANAEFLPFDLRFPIILPKANGVTEKLVQYFHERFGHAFRETVKNELKQRFLIPKISSLIAKVEKQCVWCKIHKNRPHTPRMAALPVQRLTPFQRPFTYVGVDYLGPVDVTVGRRTEKRWVVVFTCLVVRAIHLEVAHNLTGQSCVMAIRRFICRRGPAAEYFSDNGTNLRSASKEMLQQFQEIKDECAEEFTNARTKWHFNPPATPHMGGVWERMVRTVKEVMSVLNDGRRLNDEILLTSLSEAEDMINSRPLTFAPQESSVAALSPNMFLRGVAPNEPQDVITPTNVGQALRDSYKRSQQLADNMWRRWIKEYIPSINQRNKWFGESKALQKGDLVYVVEGERRKVWIRGIVEELIVSSDGRVRQAMVRTNGGLFRRATANLAVLEINEGNTDPVAGSEPGLQVGELLSSTMVGKPTGSGGMHNSVIALEAAQ